The region GATGTGTTATTGTAGTTGTTTCTTTGCTGAGTTACGGTTTGAGCTCTTGAACCTTTCAAGGTTTATGACCTTTCTTGCGCCTTTTGGTTGTACCATTCGTAGTGCACCTTATTGTATCGTTTTTATTGGCTATCAATTTTCCTAGTTTTCATGCCAAAAATATATAAGACTGCTTCGTTTATTTGCtgcattctttttttaatttctgtttaTCTACTTTATTAAGGTTAATTTGGGATTCTTTGCCGGTAGCTCtatgccttctttttttttcttttttttttaatctctttgttgaaacactaaaaataaataaacgaaaGTCAACTAAAGTAGATGGGCAATCGTTGTTGAATGTACTTCAATCATTAGCCTTATCATTATATAAATGGCATGAACTATTTCATAGCTGTGCAGCCTGTACTGGCTTGGCGCCACTCCAGGGTGGTCCTTGACGTTGGCAAAGGACAGATGTTACTCCAAGCATTGCCAGACCACCCACTACTAATTTGTGTTCAATTTTATGCTAACCAGTAACCATTCTCAGCTTTGATGTCCATGTTAATAACAGATTAGGACCAGACCTTATATGGAGAGTCACATACCCTCTAATGCTTATGTTGGTTGAGTTTGCAATATgttgcaattatatatatatatatatatataaatgcttttTCATGCAGGATATGAGCCACCATCTCTAACAAGGTTAGCATTACTGTAGATTTTAAGCTTGGATCACAAAGACATATTGTTGAGGTGTTTGTGAATATCCCTAATGATCAGCACAATTTACTAGTTGACTGTATATGGCAGttattattttaacactctCCTTCACTTGTTGATTGGATGTTTGAGTTCACACGTTAATAAGGAGTGTGTTAAAGTATTTGATGAAATGATTAGTTAACTATTTTCCATCAATTTAAACCTTTaagataaatagtaatttaatagACACATGGTTTATTGAtgtgattaaattttttaacaagcCGTTGGATATTATTTTGCACGTGAAGTCGTCGTTGAGGGAGAGAAGCACTGCTATTGTGAACAAAGGGATGGAGGAAGAGGGTGGTGATGTTGGGATTAATGAGAGAGTAGGATGGTGGTGAGGAAGAGTGTGAGGTTTATGGAGTTGATGATGATGTGaagaataaagaatattaaaattgtATAGAAAAAGGTAAGGAAAACTATAGtagaatttatttgaataagaaagtaaaaaataattggttccctaaatttagattaaaacttaaaaaatttattgtgaGTGCTCTAAGGGCATGCTTGATACGATCGGACTTAATGGTTTCGTTTGGCAACCAATTTAGTCAACTTAAGtttgatgaattttttaaagTAGATAtataagtgattgatgtgatataaagtaaataaaaattttgaattttttgtatgaaaaaagtgaaaaaatatttattttgtagtaagtttttttaatttaaataatataaaaaatgattaatgtaatgaaaaaaattaaaaatattttggagTCGTGTTTTTtaggagaaaacaaaaaaaaacaaaaaaacttaaatcaaAATCGAGGTAACTCACTCGGTCACCAAACACCACGATTATAATTTTCAATACTAGAGCCGAGTTGTTTGGCCTTGTTTATGTAATCTTTAAAAACTCCTTTTTACTTTTGAACACAAAATCTTTTTCAAACAAtggttatttaattttaattttcatacGTGAACCTTATAAATAGGGGCAGAGCTAACGTTTGAAATTTGgagggcaaaactaaaaattttaaaagtaaatttttaatttttaatttttttttttaaaaaaaatatgtaactCTGTGACCCTGTCCTGCTTATAGATAACTCtattcatttataatttttgcaaatactttttaaaataccaaaaagacTTTTCAAAATTGGTAGAGATTTTTATCCATTGGGTTGGTGCTTACTGCTTGGTGATGTCAATTTGATCACGTAGGGGGTATGACTTTTAGGATAGCTTAGGAAAGTTCCTCGTCGGTTCTTGGGTTGCTATGATGAACTTTTACTAGTCGTTAAATGAGTAGGGAAGCCCCACAATGTGAGATGCTTCCTAATTTCATTGACTCATCAATAAATTAAGCAAAGCTTTCACACTACGCCTCACCATCTACTCATCTCCTCAAACCTCTGCCACAAAAAGCTTAAAAGCTTCCTCCCCCACACTTCTATGCCATTATATAGCCTCCCAGCCTGCTAATACAGtgacacctctctctctctctctctctctctctctgaattcttacaaacatGTTTGATTCCATGTTCGAGTTGATCACCCAGGCTGCTTCCAACCATCTCTTCATCTTCTGTTTCTGTAATCTGATCATTGCCTTTGTTCTTGTGGGCTCAAAACCCACCCCCAAAATTGGCCGAGCAGGTGAAATTCCTCTCTCTCTGGTCATCAACACACGGACAAATCGTAATCCAGGAACAGACAGTAAGCTGATTTCTTATGACGACAAAGAAACGTTAAGAGATGTCAATCAAGTGTCATGTTCCCAGGAAGCACCACCTGTCGATGACAGGGAGGAAAATGGCAACAGAAATTTTCAAGAGGAGGGTGAGgatcatgatgatgatgagctGAGAAGAAGAGTAGAAGAATTTATAGAAAAGGTCAACAGGGGATGGAAGGCAGAAATTTTGAGGTCCTAGCGTTTAGTTTAGTGTGGCAAGGGGCCTTCAAGGTGAATTtgtatttgagtttttttgagCAATAATGCTGAAATTAAACCTTTGTATATTTGTATATTTTGATTCTACTCTCAAAAGCAATGAGTTTAGGATTGGTGCTCTTTCCCAACTTTTAAGACTTTGGTTTGTGAAATGTGATTTGCATACACGAGCCAAGTTAGAGTTATTTCATGTGTCCGATTATTGACGTGACAGTCTCCTATTGCATTCTAGGCACACCGGACGCAAGCCTTGCCCAAACTTTGCTTCTCTATCACAAAACTTTAGTGCTTCTGTTAATTCAAAGAAAGTAGAAAATGTGGCTAAAGTCCTTAAAGTTGGATGAGGCTTCAAATTTTCTAATTAGAGTTTGATTATCCCCCACATGGAAGTGGGGTAGAGCAAGATAAAGGTGATAAAAGAGCATTTTTTGGAAGAATCATAATAGATgccctttagttttttttttccccctgttttttcttctttaagatATGTACCAATTTCTCTTGGACATGAGGATCGGGAAATggagatgatctattttttttttgttctttctttctttctttgcctAATTTCTTCTTTTGGAAAGATATGTACCAACATCTATTGAGAATGAGGATAaggaaatagaaatagaaatgatCTATTTCACATAATTAGATTTCACATAATTAAAAGTGTAAATGTTGTTACACGGTGACTATGTTGTCACGCCAtttaaacattttaaattttaaatgtcGGGATACCATATGCACcgttaaatgcaacaaaattttaaaattttaaatgttgtGATATCATGTACattgttaaatacaacaaaataaaattttgaatataaaatagatcataTCATCAAACTTGAAATTGAGTGAATTCCATTCTGGAGACCTAGGCAAGAATTTTGTCTTAGATGATGCTGAATCATCCCAATACTGTCAACTGTTACGTGGCATGGAACACTGGAACAGGTATTTCTTGTTATGGGTGCAACATATTAATAGAgcgtttttcttttgttgttgtttaacCAGACAGCAGAAATCTATGCATTGATATCTGTGACCTTGGATGGACTGAAAGAAGTAGCTCAGAAAGCAAACAAGGCAGATGGAAACCTGAATGGGATTTGAGGATTGCAATTTCCTGAAATTTTTTGCCCGAATTTAGAGAAATTGGGCAGAAAATGAACGAGGGAACCTCTGGTCGTGAGGGTGCTCGGGCAAGTGGGACTTTCATCTTATCCGGGAATCTACCTATGCACCTCAGGACCGGAGTTCCCctctctcatttctctcccGAAATTCCTAGAATTCGGACAATGAATTTCAAGGAATCCCAGTCTTATTGAGGAGGATCCCTTACAATTAATTGTCTGAATTGCGTGGAGTAGTAACGCAGAGGGGGACTACAGAGCCTCTACCTGACTGCCCGCAATTCGAGTAATCCCACATAGAAATGAGACTACAAAGCCCACTTGTTTCAGGCAATCCCTCAACTCAtctgagtaattttttttttcctccgcTCAGCTTGTCCGAATCCTGCTGGTTTGACTACCAGTCCCTACCCCTCATCAACGATTTCGTCCCAGCCTTCAACATCCGATCCTCCTACAGCTTCAAGACCGGCTGGGTCGTCCAGGGCTGCATGAACATCATGCGAAAATGGAGTCCTTCGGGCATCTAAAGCGAAAATGCGGAAATAGAGATACGAAAATGAAATCTTTGGAGAGAGATGCGAAAATGCAgcccaaatcttcttcttcttcttcttcttcttcttttttaaaaatttagcccTTTGGGCATCTGAAAATGGACAAGGGGCTCTGCAAACAGTACACTTGATTTTAGAAGATATGTATGTTGCTGGAGGAAATGAGCGGTTAGCATATAGGAAGCTATTCAAGCTTGGAGGAGGACCACTCTTGcgttaattgaaaaaaagaagcttcaaGGAGGTAAAAAGACTGAATCAAgcatttggtttgtttttgacGTTTCTGAGGTTACGAAGAGAGGATGAAAGGGGATGAAGGGTGCATGCGTAGCATCTCTCATTTGAAAAATACGGTCTTTTTACGTTGATAACTGAAGTGGCATTAGTGTCTAAGCCCATAGATACATCTAACGGCTTAGGCCCTTGCTAATTGGTATCGCTACCATGGCAATTTTGAAGAGTTGTCGTGGATCCAATTCGAGCAGATAATTATAAGAGATCTTGATCCCTTATATTATTGGGTGATGAGCTTAAACAATTATAGGAGATATCCCCACAACCCCCTTTCATACAATTCGAGCAGATAATTATAGGGGATCTTGATCCCTTAGATTATTGGCTGCTGAGCTTAAATAATTATAGGAGATATCCCGACAACCCCCTTTCATACAATTCGAGCAGATAATTTTACAAGGCCGGCTCAATAGATTTTGAGGCCTAAGGCAACAAATTTAGGTGTggccttttttatatttaaatatttaattttttttgaacgacTTGCAAAATTCATCTTTGTTAGGAGACATTTAATTTCAATAGATGTCAAATTTTGTATTAAGctacatataattctttttatgtagaatttaatttacttcattctaaaaattattttagtggACAACTTAGTCTTAGTTTTAAGTTTATGTAAAATGACGAGTTTAGTAACTATTTCAGGGGTACAATTAATGTAACAtcccatttttctttcttttcctccttaatatcttgaaattcaattcattgtatttattttttacagtaattgaggccttaattaaagagcattaaCTAACTTTTTGTCATAATTGggactttaatttttttttaaaagaaaatttaattatactaTCACTATTTGGGGCCTTATTTAATTAGGGGCCTTAGGCGATTGCCTAATTTGCCTAGCCATTTAGCCGGCCCTGCTCCCTTAGATTATCGGCTGCTGAGCTTAAATAAACAGTGAACATTATCTTTTGGGCTGACGAGAGGTGTGCATTGCCCTAGTTTCATACATTGGTTTTTCAGGATATCCGTCATTTAATAACCAGATGGGGGAGagtaagaacaaaagaaagaatattaaaCATGCTTTAAAACTTCCTGCATCATATGCCATCCATTAACATCTATAGAGAAACCAAGGCAAGTTATACGTACAATTACAGTTCTGCCACCGGCTAAATTCTCTACAATGATTCACAACATATTTGGGTACCGAGTAATGTTTCACTATATCAGGAAAGATTTTGCTTGGAGCTAAATCACAGCACCATAATTTGTTAGGGAAAGTGAAAGATGACCTAAATCACCGGATTATAATGCCCAATGCATTTACAAAATAACATGGAAGTGAATCATCAAAGGAAGACAAGGGGGGAAAAAGAGGATACTAAAAGGATCCTTGTTGAGGCACCTACATTTAAAATGCTACACAACCAAATGAAAGGGTCTGAGCATGCTTCAAAAGGGAATAATATGAAATTCATGGGGCATGAAATCTTCACTTGGTCTGTAGTATTTGTCTGGGGAGCACAGGCTTAAGTTGGACACTTGGCTAGTGTAAAGGCAGGCAAATCTCTCAACCTGCATAGTGCAAAACGCAGGAGATCACACATCCCGTCAGCCTTAAGTCATGGCCTGGCAAGTATTAAGAAAGGTTTTGCAAAATAATTGTCAATCCACCTGCCAACAAAATGGTATAAAGGTATAAACTTACCTGATGCGCAAAGCGTGAATTCTGATAACCGGTCTTCATGAGTTGTCCCCAGACTTTATGAAACTGAAATTTTGGCAAACAAAAGATGTCACCGTCATTGAtacaaaacataattaaaatactCCATACTATCATACTAAAACATTAAGTAACTGAAAATACTATCACATGATAAAAGTTCTATACCTTTTGGTGGCATTCCCTTTGGGCCTGTTGATGTGTTGATCGGACTTGCTCCCTTTGAGACTATCAAAGGAtaccattaaataaaataaatatatcaatatAGTTTACACAATGGTATTCAGACTGGCTATGACCCTTAGCATTATAGATAATGGCCTAACCTCCAACTCATTTACTGCAGAAGATAATTTCTGTTTTTCATCAACTTTGACATCTTCAAACCTGAAAAGGAAAGCCACTACATTGTCAAACTGCTATAAAATTAGTATGCATGAGATATGGCTATGCAGATAGTTACTTGATAGACCACTTCAGACGATGTATTTTGTCTTCAATGAGGTCTCGCTGTTCCCGCAACAATCGTAGTTCCTGGACAAAACTAACATCAATTACAACATAATTCTGAATAATATTAGCATCCTAAGCGGAGTTTATATGATAGAACCTTTAGTCCCCAACCCTGTAAAGAACCATTTTAGAAGCTTACTCAATTAACCATTTCACTTGACTGATTAGAGTTTCTTAAAGAATTACACTTCTGTTAAATCACTGAAGTGAAAGATGTAATTAAGTTCTATAAATACCTTGCGAGTATCCCTTAATTCCCAAAGAAGTTCAATCTCCCTCTCAAGCTCTGGAACAACAAGCATTGTTCTCCATCCTGCTCACAAGGACATAAATCAAGAACCAAACCATTATACATGATATTCTAAATATTGTACTTTTCATTACAAAAACTTCACACATTTTGAAGACCTTGATATAGTATTTAGCATAAGTTATGAAGTGATGATACAAATAAGAGGcaaatttaaaaaccaaaaaaaaaaaaagagagagaaggaaaataaCAACATATTATACCAAGAACCTTTTTGCTGCGTAAAATATCTCCATAGATGTGATCCCCAACATATAGAACCTGCAAAAAGTAAAACATAATCGAACTAAGAACCTAAACTTACAAGAATCAAAAGTTGGTAGGAAGTAGGAACCAACAGTTCAGCAACTGCCCATAAGGATCAGAACTCCTTGGAATGAAATCTATTAAAAGTTCAAAGCTAACCAAGGATCACAatgattaaatttgaaaatttcaaaaaacaggAACCAGTTTACTATGTAAGTTTAACATAATTTATTGTTGCCGCCTACATGCAACAGGAGGACAGTTCACCTGTGAACTTGACTCAATTGAGAG is a window of Alnus glutinosa chromosome 4, dhAlnGlut1.1, whole genome shotgun sequence DNA encoding:
- the LOC133866637 gene encoding uncharacterized protein LOC133866637, with the protein product MFDSMFELITQAASNHLFIFCFCNLIIAFVLVGSKPTPKIGRAGEIPLSLVINTRTNRNPGTDSKLISYDDKETLRDVNQVSCSQEAPPVDDREENGNRNFQEEGEDHDDDELRRRVEEFIEKVNRGWKAEILRS